The proteins below are encoded in one region of Nocardioides marmorisolisilvae:
- a CDS encoding MCE family protein, which produces MARLKSLAGIIAGLVVIAIVVAVAMVVTGGGGRKYVVADFPRAIALYKGSDVRILGLKVGQVDSVTPMGTKVRVKFEYDDKYKVPANAKAVVISPSIVGDRFVQLTPAYQGGPVLPNNAHLGLDRTATPLELDEIFGSLNQLNLALGPKGANRPDQSGTGALTRLLDSTARNFGGQGVEFNKTLKNLGRLTQTLSDNKDELFGSASEVEKFVNALARNDKTVRQFADSLASGSQLLANDRHDLGRAVDNLSVALKAVRGFVHDNRKALHTNVDGLTRISNTLVKRRSQLDEILHVGPLALNNLALTYDPNSGTEDTRDNIGEILSQIQDDPAGTLCKLLNLSGLTKGGITCPSTASPRTAPFGASKRSADPTANRFDPTLAGLVGVAR; this is translated from the coding sequence ATGGCGAGACTGAAGTCCCTGGCCGGGATCATCGCCGGTCTCGTGGTGATCGCGATCGTGGTCGCCGTCGCGATGGTGGTCACCGGAGGTGGCGGGCGCAAGTACGTCGTCGCCGACTTCCCGCGTGCGATCGCGCTCTACAAGGGCTCCGACGTGCGGATCCTCGGACTCAAGGTCGGCCAGGTCGACAGCGTGACCCCGATGGGTACCAAGGTCCGGGTCAAGTTCGAGTACGACGACAAGTACAAGGTGCCGGCGAACGCCAAGGCGGTGGTGATCTCGCCGTCGATCGTGGGCGACCGCTTCGTGCAGCTCACGCCGGCCTACCAGGGCGGACCGGTGCTGCCGAACAACGCCCACCTCGGCCTCGACAGGACCGCGACGCCACTCGAGCTCGACGAGATCTTCGGCAGCCTCAATCAGCTCAATCTCGCGCTCGGCCCCAAGGGTGCCAACCGGCCGGACCAGAGCGGTACCGGTGCGCTGACCCGGTTGCTGGACTCGACGGCCCGCAACTTCGGGGGCCAGGGCGTGGAGTTCAACAAGACGCTGAAGAACCTCGGTCGGCTGACCCAGACGCTCTCGGACAACAAGGACGAGCTCTTCGGATCGGCGTCGGAGGTGGAGAAGTTCGTCAACGCGCTGGCGAGGAACGACAAGACGGTCCGCCAGTTCGCGGACTCGCTGGCCAGCGGCTCGCAGCTGCTGGCCAACGACCGACACGACCTCGGCCGCGCGGTCGACAACCTCTCGGTGGCCCTCAAGGCGGTGCGTGGCTTCGTGCACGACAACCGCAAGGCGCTGCACACCAACGTCGACGGTCTCACCCGCATCTCCAACACCTTGGTCAAGCGCCGGAGCCAGCTCGACGAGATCCTGCACGTCGGACCGCTCGCGTTGAACAACCTCGCGCTGACCTACGACCCGAACTCCGGCACCGAGGACACCCGCGACAACATCGGCGAGATCCTGAGCCAGATCCAGGACGACCCTGCTGGCACGCTGTGCAAGCTGCTCAACCTCAGTGGGCTGACCAAGGGCGGCATCACCTGTCCGTCGACGGCCAGCCCGCGCACGGCGCCCTTCGGAGCATCGAAGCGGAGTGCGGACCCCACCGCCAACCGGTTCGATCCGACCCTGGCCGGACTCGTGGGGGTGGCCCGGTGA
- a CDS encoding MCE family protein: MSTPFRERNPVIIGAVGIAVLLLLLLAAFRAGDLPLIGGGDTYYANFSDASGLKPNDEVRIAGVRVGKVSSIDLEGDHVRVAFKIKTDSRFGDDTGAQIKVKTLLGQMFLALEPSGSGQLAQGATIPTSRTESAYNVVQAFSGLASRVQKINVGRLRKSLNTLADATSTTPAAFKSALHGVSALSQTVASRDEQINVLLKRLKSVSGTLSTHDQDVVDLMKSSNTLLHALVLRRDAIHRLLVSTSTLSKQLTGLVADSRADLKPALQNLQGVVDVLLKNQSNIDESLRVMAPFYRVFASVLGDGPWFDTWIENLPPVGTVGVS, encoded by the coding sequence ATGAGCACCCCCTTCCGGGAGCGCAACCCGGTGATCATCGGCGCGGTGGGCATCGCCGTGCTGCTGCTGCTGTTGCTGGCAGCGTTCCGCGCCGGCGACCTGCCTCTGATCGGCGGCGGGGACACTTACTACGCCAACTTCTCCGACGCCTCCGGCCTGAAGCCCAATGACGAGGTCCGGATCGCAGGAGTGCGGGTCGGCAAGGTGAGCTCCATCGATCTCGAGGGCGACCACGTCAGGGTTGCCTTCAAGATCAAGACCGACTCCCGCTTCGGGGACGACACCGGCGCCCAGATCAAGGTGAAGACGCTCCTCGGCCAGATGTTCCTCGCGCTCGAGCCGTCCGGTTCGGGCCAGCTGGCTCAGGGTGCCACGATCCCGACCTCGCGCACGGAGTCGGCGTACAACGTGGTCCAGGCGTTCAGCGGACTCGCCTCCCGGGTGCAGAAGATCAACGTCGGTCGGCTGCGCAAGTCCCTGAACACGCTGGCCGACGCCACCAGCACCACCCCGGCGGCGTTCAAGAGCGCGCTGCACGGAGTCAGCGCGCTGTCGCAGACGGTGGCCTCGCGTGACGAACAGATCAACGTGCTGCTCAAGCGGTTGAAGTCGGTGTCGGGCACCCTGAGCACCCACGACCAGGACGTCGTGGACCTGATGAAGAGCAGCAACACGCTGCTGCACGCGCTGGTGCTGCGCCGAGACGCCATCCACCGGCTGCTGGTCTCCACAAGCACCTTGTCCAAGCAGCTCACCGGCCTGGTCGCGGACTCGCGGGCCGACCTGAAGCCGGCTCTGCAGAACCTGCAGGGTGTCGTCGACGTGCTCCTGAAGAACCAGAGCAACATCGACGAGAGCCTCCGGGTGATGGCTCCGTTCTACCGGGTCTTCGCCAGCGTCCTGGGCGACGGTCCCTGGTTCGACACCTGGATCGAGAACCTCCCACCCGTCGGAACTGTGGGGGTCAGCTGA
- a CDS encoding MlaD family protein — protein sequence MKMLDKKTSADLVKLLIFLVVTAMLTGVLVVLIGNLTFQSSRTYHAVFSDATGLVNGDDIRIAGVKVGSVKDIKIVDTDHAEVTFDVATSAKVTRSSDAMIRYRNLVGQRYISIDEGVGNTSMLPANSTIPLSRTQPALDLTTLFNGFKPLFAALTPSDINQLSYEIIQVFQGEGGNLQGLLQTTASVTNSLASRDQVIGSLITNLSSVLKTIGDRNGELGNLIVQLRSFMQGLAQDRHALLDPLNKISVLAQQTAALTKGIRPSFAKDVKGLRKVAGNLDRGRGEVDRALQVLPIKLNRIGRTGSYGSFFNFYLCQFKGQITLLGQTIALPTFNVGNDSGRCNLS from the coding sequence ATGAAGATGCTCGACAAGAAGACCAGCGCGGACCTCGTGAAGCTGCTGATCTTCCTCGTGGTCACCGCGATGCTCACCGGCGTCCTGGTGGTGCTCATCGGCAACCTCACCTTCCAGAGCAGCCGCACCTACCATGCGGTCTTCAGTGACGCCACCGGTCTGGTGAATGGCGACGACATCCGCATCGCGGGAGTCAAGGTCGGCAGCGTCAAGGACATCAAGATCGTCGACACCGACCACGCCGAGGTCACCTTCGACGTGGCGACATCGGCCAAGGTCACCCGCAGCTCGGATGCGATGATCCGCTACCGCAACCTGGTCGGCCAGCGCTACATCTCGATCGACGAGGGCGTGGGCAACACCTCGATGCTGCCGGCGAACTCCACGATCCCACTCTCGCGCACCCAACCGGCCCTCGACCTGACCACGCTGTTCAACGGATTCAAGCCACTGTTCGCGGCGCTGACGCCGTCGGACATCAACCAGCTCAGCTACGAGATCATCCAGGTGTTCCAGGGTGAGGGCGGCAACCTCCAAGGTCTGCTCCAGACCACCGCATCGGTGACCAACTCGCTGGCCAGCCGCGACCAGGTGATCGGAAGCCTGATCACCAACCTGAGCAGCGTGTTGAAGACCATCGGCGACCGAAACGGCGAGCTCGGCAACCTCATCGTGCAGCTGCGCTCGTTCATGCAGGGCCTGGCACAGGACCGGCATGCCCTCCTCGACCCACTGAACAAGATCTCCGTGCTCGCCCAGCAGACCGCCGCGCTGACCAAGGGCATCCGACCGTCGTTCGCCAAGGACGTCAAGGGTCTGCGCAAGGTCGCGGGCAACCTCGACCGGGGCCGCGGTGAGGTCGATCGCGCCCTCCAGGTCCTCCCGATCAAGCTCAACCGGATCGGGCGCACGGGCAGCTACGGGTCGTTCTTCAACTTCTACCTGTGTCAGTTCAAGGGACAGATCACCCTGCTGGGTCAGACCATCGCCCTGCCCACCTTCAACGTCGGCAACGACAGCGGGAGGTGCAACCTGTCATGA
- a CDS encoding MCE family protein, producing the protein MRKVIGNRVLGVLFVGLLALGIWLVYAVFAQKFTSFDKLSLTTDAIGLQLPERADVKIRGVLIGEVLDTTTNGNGGATITLGIDPSQLKTIPANVQASIIPKTLFGEKYVELDPPKGAPTAPPIEPGAHIGQSRPPIEVEKVLGDLYPLLRTIQPAELSYTLNAIADALQGRGEEVGQSLVTLNAYLKRLNPEVPQFVADIKLLGQDSNLYADVLPQVAQTLRNTVKTGNTLLDKQAALHQFLRDVRGLSDTTRGFLNANGDNLIELGKVSRPQLQLLKTYSPEYPCLLKGLVNQLPMLADTFRGFIFHISVQLIPGQPRGYNTGDKAVYGAKNAPNCAGLPNPPGNAEHPYGTPGYGHIPNFRDGVDDNGGSLGRGGYDNQRPATGFANSASPTAVGTPAQRRMIAALTAPALGVPVDQVAGITSLLFAPVAAGTEVSAR; encoded by the coding sequence ATGAGGAAGGTCATCGGCAACCGCGTCCTCGGCGTGCTGTTCGTCGGACTTCTCGCGCTGGGGATCTGGCTGGTCTACGCCGTCTTCGCGCAGAAGTTCACCTCGTTCGACAAGCTCTCGCTGACCACCGACGCGATCGGGCTGCAGCTGCCCGAACGCGCCGACGTGAAGATCCGCGGAGTGCTCATCGGTGAGGTCCTGGACACCACGACCAACGGCAACGGCGGAGCGACCATCACCTTGGGCATCGACCCGAGCCAGCTGAAGACCATTCCGGCCAACGTCCAGGCCTCGATCATCCCCAAGACGCTCTTCGGTGAGAAGTACGTCGAGCTCGACCCCCCGAAGGGCGCGCCGACAGCGCCACCGATCGAGCCGGGCGCGCACATCGGGCAGAGCCGGCCTCCGATCGAGGTGGAGAAGGTCCTCGGCGACCTCTACCCCTTGCTCCGTACGATCCAGCCCGCCGAACTGAGCTACACGCTGAACGCGATCGCCGACGCGCTTCAGGGCCGCGGCGAGGAGGTCGGGCAGAGCCTGGTCACCCTCAACGCCTACCTCAAGCGGCTGAACCCCGAGGTTCCGCAGTTCGTCGCCGATATCAAGCTCCTCGGCCAGGACAGCAACCTCTACGCCGATGTGCTCCCGCAGGTCGCGCAGACGCTGCGCAACACCGTGAAGACCGGAAACACCCTGCTGGACAAGCAGGCTGCACTCCACCAGTTCCTCCGTGACGTGCGCGGGCTGAGCGACACCACACGTGGCTTCCTGAACGCCAATGGTGACAACCTGATCGAGCTGGGCAAGGTCAGCCGCCCCCAGCTTCAGCTGCTGAAGACCTACTCCCCGGAGTACCCCTGCCTGCTCAAGGGGCTGGTCAACCAGCTGCCGATGCTGGCCGACACCTTCCGTGGGTTCATCTTCCACATCTCGGTGCAGCTGATCCCGGGTCAGCCGCGCGGCTACAACACCGGTGACAAGGCGGTGTACGGCGCGAAGAACGCCCCCAACTGCGCCGGACTGCCCAACCCGCCCGGCAACGCAGAGCACCCCTACGGCACACCCGGATACGGACACATCCCGAACTTCCGTGATGGAGTCGACGACAACGGAGGCAGCCTCGGTCGTGGTGGCTACGACAACCAGCGGCCGGCGACCGGGTTCGCCAACAGCGCGTCCCCGACGGCGGTCGGCACCCCCGCGCAGCGCCGCATGATCGCTGCACTCACCGCTCCGGCTCTGGGCGTGCCCGTCGATCAGGTTGCCGGCATCACCTCGCTCCTCTTCGCACCTGTCGCCGCAGGTACGGAGGTGAGTGCACGATGA